Proteins encoded by one window of uncultured Celeribacter sp.:
- the purH gene encoding bifunctional phosphoribosylaminoimidazolecarboxamide formyltransferase/IMP cyclohydrolase, translating into MTDLTPVKRALLSVSDKTGLVDLGKALAAKGVELLSTGGSAKTLRDAGLEVKDVSEVTGFPEMMDGRVKTLHPRVHGGLLALRDNAEHVSAMDEHGIGGIDLLIVNLYPFEAALARGAEYDEMIENIDIGGPAMIRAAAKNHGFVTTVVDVEDYDALIAELDANDGQTSYAFRQKMAQIAYARTGAYDAAVSNWMASAIGEEAPRRRVVAGQIKQTLRYGENPHQSAAFYVDGSERPGVATAVQHQGKELSYNNINDTDAAFELVAEFDPAETPAVAIIKHANPCGVAKGATLLEAYNNAFDCDRTSAFGGIVALNQVLDAETAKAIVEIFTEVVIAPGATDDAKEIFAAKKNLRLLTTEGLPNVMEKPNTIRQVAGGYLFQDKDAGFVGMDDLKVVTEKAPTPEQMKDLLFAWKVAKHVKSNAIVYVKDQATVGVGAGQMSRLDSALIAAKKAERMAEAMGLPEPLTKGSAVASDAFFPFADGLLEAAAAGASCVIQPGGSMRDQEVIDAANEAGLAMVLTGMRHFRH; encoded by the coding sequence ATGACCGACCTTACTCCCGTGAAGCGCGCGCTTCTTTCCGTATCCGACAAAACCGGCCTTGTTGATCTGGGCAAGGCGCTGGCTGCCAAGGGGGTTGAACTGCTCTCCACCGGCGGGTCGGCGAAGACGCTGCGCGACGCGGGGCTTGAGGTCAAAGACGTCTCCGAAGTCACCGGCTTCCCGGAAATGATGGACGGTCGTGTGAAGACCCTGCACCCGCGTGTGCATGGCGGTCTTCTGGCGCTGCGTGACAATGCCGAGCATGTTTCCGCGATGGACGAGCACGGCATCGGCGGCATTGACCTGTTGATCGTGAACCTCTACCCCTTCGAGGCCGCTTTGGCCCGTGGCGCGGAGTATGACGAGATGATCGAGAACATCGACATCGGTGGCCCGGCGATGATCCGTGCGGCGGCGAAGAACCACGGGTTCGTGACCACCGTTGTGGACGTCGAAGATTACGACGCGCTGATCGCCGAGCTTGACGCCAACGACGGCCAGACCTCCTACGCGTTCCGCCAGAAAATGGCTCAGATCGCCTATGCCCGCACCGGCGCCTATGACGCCGCCGTGTCGAACTGGATGGCCTCCGCGATTGGCGAAGAGGCCCCGCGTCGTCGCGTGGTTGCAGGTCAAATCAAACAGACGCTTCGCTATGGCGAAAACCCGCACCAGTCTGCGGCCTTCTATGTCGATGGCTCCGAGCGTCCGGGTGTGGCGACTGCTGTGCAGCATCAGGGCAAGGAACTGTCCTACAACAACATCAACGATACCGATGCGGCGTTTGAGCTTGTCGCCGAGTTCGATCCGGCGGAGACCCCCGCTGTGGCGATCATCAAACATGCCAATCCCTGTGGTGTGGCCAAGGGCGCGACGCTTTTGGAGGCCTATAACAATGCTTTCGACTGTGACCGCACCTCTGCGTTCGGGGGCATTGTCGCGCTGAACCAGGTGCTCGATGCGGAAACCGCGAAAGCCATCGTCGAGATTTTCACCGAGGTCGTCATTGCCCCCGGTGCCACCGACGATGCGAAAGAGATTTTCGCCGCGAAAAAGAACCTGCGCCTGCTGACCACCGAAGGTCTGCCGAATGTCATGGAGAAACCGAACACGATCCGTCAGGTCGCGGGCGGCTATCTGTTCCAAGACAAAGACGCGGGCTTTGTCGGCATGGATGACCTGAAGGTCGTGACCGAGAAAGCGCCGACGCCTGAGCAGATGAAAGACCTGTTGTTCGCGTGGAAAGTCGCGAAACACGTCAAGTCGAACGCCATTGTTTACGTCAAAGACCAGGCCACGGTTGGCGTGGGTGCCGGTCAGATGTCGCGTCTCGATTCCGCGTTGATCGCCGCGAAGAAAGCCGAACGTATGGCCGAAGCCATGGGCCTGCCGGAGCCGCTGACCAAAGGCTCTGCTGTGGCTTCTGACGCCTTCTTCCCCTTTGCCGACGGTCTTCTCGAAGCCGCCGCTGCGGGGGCGTCTTGTGTGATCCAACCGGGTGGTTCGATGCGTGACCAGGAGGTGATTGATGCCGCCAATGAGGCCGGTCTCGCCATGGTCCTCACCGGCATGCGCCACTTCCGTCATTAA